A single Lolium perenne isolate Kyuss_39 chromosome 6, Kyuss_2.0, whole genome shotgun sequence DNA region contains:
- the LOC127307304 gene encoding exocyst complex component EXO70A1-like, with amino-acid sequence MAGRLSFVPKFGEWDSRDPARSRLGRTSPPPRNLYRDLIRSVAVSGGQYIRHPIHAGSSYSPSGASNSHFHPSNNSDCSSGSASGAARADFCAHDHELTKIARRMVGDGYARRMVNAFDSGGPDRAALETWFLELDVDWVLQISEENYDLRQQLQDKASSSSPQELVDRWIRAVTVIAVSVTELVVTVDDETPTVARFGRASMAEMLVFVDAIIPALKEEKLQALVGMYMCVRSASYRFTPLLISSEAQTILNEIGASLSREVIRLREAIFSTMEEVRALVEDDDLWAIEIPRGRGEVHRNTRFMVDCIMSMVKAGGSTRTSAQSHDDANFGGLVADSVNYLKDLLLRKSKICSDPSLRYLFLLNNHYLVAQLSERWPGDHWGLAPECIKFKDSYLDVSWGHVLSHIPKTGFMDSCCLDVSCGCAWLCIPKTGIHGSRQNRKQTSSLAKFESAFHKTYQAQKFWKVQDPQLRDVLRRAIAGRVVEGYRYYLKKHPALENQVSSRGSSPDVLNQMLGELFEG; translated from the coding sequence CGGGGCGGCTTTCTTTCGTGCCGAAGTTCGGAGAATGGGACAGCCGAGACCCTGCTCGGTCACGGCTGGGACGAACTTCGCCGCCGCCGCGCAACCTCTACCGGGATTTGATCCGGAGCGTCGCCGTGTCCGGAGGGCAGTACATCAGACATCCCATTCATGCCGGATCCAGCTACTCCCCATCAGGTGCTTCAAATTCGCACTTCCACCCGTCCAACAACTCCGACTGCTCTTCCGGTTCGGCCTCCGGCGCCGCCAGAGCGGACTTCTGCGCCCACGACCACGAGCTCACCAAGATCGCTCGCCGAATGGTCGGCGACGGGTACGCCCGTCGCATGGTCAACGCATTCGATAGCGGTGGCCCGGACCGTGCTGCTCTGGAGACTTGGTTCTTGGAGCTTGACGTCGATTGGGTTCTCCAAATCAGTGAGGAGAATTATGACTTGCGGCAACAGCTCCAAGAcaaggcgtcgtcgtcgtcgccccaAGAATTGGTGGATAGGTGGATCCGAGCCGTCACCGTAATTGCTGTCAGTGTCACGGAGCTGGTCGTCACTGTCGACGACGAGACGCCAACCGTCGCGCGGTTTGGCCGAGCGAGCATGGCCGAGATGCTCGTCTTCGTCGATGCAATAATCCCTGCTCTCAAGGAGGAGAAGCTACAAGCCCTGGTAGGTATGTACATGTGCGTCCGCAGTGCATCATACAGGTTCACGCCTCTGCTCATCTCTTCAGAAGCCCAAACTATACTCAACGAGATAGGCGCCTCGCTCTCTAGAGAAGTGATCAGGCTGAGAGAAGCCATATTCAGCACAATGGAGGAGGTGAGGGCCCTCGTGGAGGACGATGACTTGTGGGCAATAGAGATTCCGCGAGGAAGAGGCGAGGTTCACAGGAACACTCGATTTATGGTGGATTGCATCATGTCCATGGTTAAAGCAGGGGGTTCGACGCGGACCTCCGCACAGAGCCATGACGACGCAAACTTTGGTGGCCTGGTAGCTGATTCCGTCAATTATCTGAAGGACCTGCTACTGAGGAAATCAAAGATATGCTCTGATCCAAGCCTGAGGTATTTGTTCCTGCTCAACAATCACTATCTAGTCGCGCAGCTGTCTGAGCGTTGGCCTGGAGACCATTGGGGACTTGCACCTGAATGTATTAAATTCAAGGATAGCTATCTCGATGTTTCGTGGGGACATGTGCTCTCTCACATACCGAAAACAGGTTTCATGGATAGCTGCTGTCTCGATGTTTCTTGTGGATGTGCGTGGTTATGCATACCGAAAACGGGTATTCATGGATCGCGCCAAAACCGCAAGCAAACATCTTCACTCGCTAAATTCGAGTCTGCGTTTCATAAAACGTACCAGGCTCAGAAGTTCTGGAAGGTTCAGGACCCTCAGCTCAGAGATGTGTTGCGAAGAGCTATCGCGGGGAGAGTTGTCGAAGGTTACCGCTACTACCTGAAGAAGCATCCGGCGCTAGAGAATCAAGTTAGCAGCCGAGGCAGCAGTCCCGACGTGTTGAATCAGATGCTGGGAGAACTATTTGAAGGATGA